The Coffea arabica cultivar ET-39 chromosome 4e, Coffea Arabica ET-39 HiFi, whole genome shotgun sequence genome includes a window with the following:
- the LOC113723464 gene encoding uncharacterized protein codes for MDARKIVVVVEDVDVARTALQWTLHNLLRYGDLITLLHVFPSTRSRNKNKLRLLRLKGFHLALSFKDICNNFPNTKTEIVVTEEDREGGRIVTIVRELGASTLVVGLHDQSFLYKLAMDHNNVVNALNCKVLAVKAPTSMATRTISVPDSSTNMDFSQIEISALSIPEIPPQKIPYQLCPDPSAIIWRSRRSRRSLRRKI; via the exons ATGGATGCAAGAAAAATAGTGGTGGTTGTGGAAGATGTAGATGTGGCGAGAACAGCCCTGCAGTGGACTTTACACAATCTTCTTCGTTATGGGGATTTGATTACTCTGCTCCATGTTTTCCCATCAACAAGATCTAGGAACAAGAACAAGCTCAGACTTCTCAGGTTAAAGGGCTTCCACTTGGCTCTTTCCTTCAAAGATATCTGCAACAATTTCCCAAAT ACCAAGACTGAGATTGTTGTGACTGAAGAGGACCGAGAAGGAGGAAGGATTGTGACCATTGTTAGAGAGCTTGGAGCTTCTACTCTTGTAGTTGGGCTTCATGATCAGAGCTTTCTGTACAA GTTGGCAATGGACCACAACAATGTTGTGAACGCTTTGAATTGCAAAGTCCTAGCCGTCAAAGCCCCAACATCAATGGCGACAAGGACTATTTCTGTGCCGGATAGTTCAACCAACATGGACTTCTCCCAGATTGAAATTTCTGCATTAAG CATACCAGAAATTCCTCCTCAAAAAATTCCTTACCAGCTTTGTCCAGACCCTTCAGCAATTATATGGAGATCAAGAAGATCAAGAAGAAGtttaagaagaaaaatttga